One genomic region from Chelmon rostratus isolate fCheRos1 chromosome 11, fCheRos1.pri, whole genome shotgun sequence encodes:
- the ctbp2a gene encoding C-terminal-binding protein 2a isoform X2, producing the protein MALVDKHKVKRQRLDRICEGIRPQIMNGPMHPRPLVALLDGRDCTVEMPILKDLATVAFCDAQSTQEIHEKVLNEAVGAMMYHTITLTREDLEKFKALRIIIRIGSGYDNIDIKAAGELGIAVCNIPSAAVEETADSTLCHILNLYRRNTWLYQALREGTRVQSVEQIREVASGAARIRGETLGLIGFGRSGQAVAMRAKAFGFNVIFYDPYLQDGLERSLGVQRVYTLQDLLYQSDCVSLHCNLNEHNHHLINDFTIKQMRQGAFLVNSARGGLVDEKALAQALKEGRIRGAALDVHESEPFSFSQGPLKDAPNLICTPHTAWYSEQASLEMREAAATEIRRAITGRIPDSLRNCVNKEFFVTTAPWGMMEQQQPQVHPEINGAAYRFPPGVVGVAPGGIPGPMEGLVPGGVPIAHTLPPGTHPSQATSPNQPSKHGDPMREHMTEP; encoded by the exons gtatTCGGCCCCAGATTATGAATGGGCCTATGCACCCGCGCCCCCTGGTGGCGCTGCTGGATGGGCGCGACTGCACTGTGGAGATGCCCATCCTCAAAGATCTGGCCACTGTGGCATTCTGCGATGCCCAGTCCACACAGGAGATACATGAAAAG GTGCTGAATGAGGCAGTCGGGGCCATGATGTACCACACCATCACCCTGACCAGAGAGGACTTGGAGAAGTTCAAGGCGCTGCGCATCATTATCCGCATTGGCAGCGGCTACGACAACATCGACATCAAGGCTGCCGGGGAGCTCG GCATCGCAGTATGTAATATTCCCTCAGCGGCTGTAGAAGAAACAGCAGACTCGACACTTTGTCACATCCTCAACCTGTACCGGCGAAACACCTGGCTGTACCAGGCTCTCCGGGAGGGCACGCGGGTCCAGAGCGTGGAGCAGATCCGGGAGGTGGCGTCGGGGGCTGCCAGGATCCGAGGAGAGACGCTTGGCCTCATCGGATTCG gtCGCTCAGGCCAGGCGGTGGCGATGCGGGCCAAGGCGTTTGGCTTCAACGTGATCTTCTACGACCCCTACCTCCAGGACGGTTTGGAGCGCTCGCTGGGCGTTCAGCGAGTCTACACGCTCCAGGACCTGCTCTACCAGAGCGACTGCGTCTCCCTGCACTGCAACCTGAACGAACACAACCACCACCTCATCAACGACTTCACCATCAAACAG atgcgTCAAGGTGCTTTCCTGGTCAACTCGGCACGGGGAGGTCTGGTGGATGAGAAAGCTTTGGCTCAGGCCCTGAAAGAAGGCCGGATACGGGGAGCTGCTCTGGACGTCCACGAGTCGGAGCCTTTCAG TTTTTCCCAAGGTCCTCTAAAAGACGCCCCCAACTTGATCTGCACACCCCACACCGCCTGGTACAGCGAGCAGGCGTCACTGGAGATGAGAGAGGCCGCCGCCACAGAAATACGCAGAGCCATCACTG GCCGTATCCCAGACAGCCTCCGGAACTGCGTCAACAAAGAGTTCTTTGTTACCACGGCTCCCTGGGGgatgatggagcagcagcagccccaaGTTCACCCTGAGATCAATGGTGCTGCCTACAG ATTCCCTCCCGGCGTGGTGGGCGTCGCCCCCGGCGGGATTCCCGGACCTATGGAGGGGTTGGTGCCTGGGGGAGTGCCCATCGCCCACACCCTGCCCCCTGGTACCCATCCGTCCCAGGCCACCTCCCCCAACCAACCCTCCAAACACGGCGACCCCATGAGAGAGCACATGACTGAGCCGTAG